Proteins from one Coffea arabica cultivar ET-39 chromosome 8c, Coffea Arabica ET-39 HiFi, whole genome shotgun sequence genomic window:
- the LOC113706644 gene encoding PI-PLC X domain-containing protein At5g67130, which produces MNPEIWEWCLVHAQTRRNKSHSTRTVHPFFSKAAGNIMPNILAINFYLRSDGGGVFDAVDRMNGQTLCGCTTVTACQAGARLVEVARVFLHLIQL; this is translated from the exons ATGAAC CCAGAGATCTGGGAGTGGTGCCTGGTTCATGCCCAAACAAGAAGGAATAAAAGCCACTCAACTCGAACAGTTCATCCCTTTTTCTCCAAAGCAGCAGGCAACATCATGCCAAATATTTTGGCCATCAATTTTTACTTG CGTAGTGATGGAGGAGGTGTATTTGATGCTGTGGACAGGATGAATGGCCAAACATTATGTGGATGCACTACTGTAACTGCCTGTCAG GCAGGGGCGCGCCTTGTGGAAGTTGCAAGAGTTTTCCTGCATCTAATACAACTCTAG